Below is a window of Haloterrigena alkaliphila DNA.
CGTCGTCGGCCCCGCCGGCGAGAATCGGGTCCGGTTCGCCTCGATCATGACCTCGAAGGAGCGCGCCTTCGGCCGCGGCGGCCTCGGCGCCGTGCTGGGCGCCAAGAACGTCAAGGCGATCACCTTCGACGGCGAGTCGCCCCGCGAGGTCGAGATCCCGCCCGTCCAGATGGAGATCCACGGCGAGGCCGCCCAGGCCGAGCATCCGATGAAACAGCAGGGGACCACCTCGGTCGCCGAGTACGCGAACATGGTCGAAGCTCTGCCGAGTTACTACTTCTCCGAACTCTCCTTCGAGGGGATCGACGGCATCAGCGGCGACCGCGTCGAGGAGAAGAAGTACAAGAAAGGCACCTGTTCGGCCTGCGCCTTCGCCTGTAAACTCCCGACCAGAGACGAGGAGTCCGGCCTCGAGACCGAGGGGCCCGAGTACGAGACGCTCATGGCCTTCGGCTCGAACTCCGGGATCGACGACGTCGTCGAACTGATGAAGTCGAACAAGCTGTGCGACGTGTACGGGCTGGACACGATTTCGGCGGGCGACACCGTCGCGGCCTACCTCGCCAGCGAGGACGAGTTCGGCAACGCCGACCTCATCCACGACCTCGTCGAGAAGATCGCCCACCGCGAGGGCGTCGGCGACACGCTCGCGGAGGGCGTCGACCGCATCCACGACGAACTGGGCGTCGACAACTGGTCGGTCAAGGGCATGGAGTTCTCCGCCCACGACGGCCGCACCCTGAACGGCCAGGGACTGGCCTTCGCCACCTCCAATCGCGGCGCCGACCACATGTACGCCGAGTTCTACCCCTACGAGTACCCGCTCGTCGACGCCGACGACGCCTTCGACAAGGAGGGCCTCGAGGGCAAGCCACCGAAGCTCGTCGAACTCGAGAACATCAACGCCGTCAAGGACAGCGCCATCTTCTGTAAGTTCTCCCGGGACTTCCTCTCCGAAGAGCGCATGGAGACGCTGCTCGACGCCGACTACGAGGAGCTGCTCGAGCTGGGGGACACCGTCGTCTCCCTCGAGCGCCACTTCAACAACCAGCGCGGCTTCGACCGGAGCGACGACACCCTGCCGTACGAGCTGCCGGACTTCGAGGCGGGCCTCGAGGAGTACTACGCGGAACGTGACTGGAACGACGACGGGACGGTTCCCGCCGAGCGATTCGAGGGCGCGGACTCCGGTGCGGCGCCGGCCGACGACTGAGCGGCGCCGTCGCCGTGTTTTGATCGGTGGTCGTCGCCTGTACTGAATCGTGGTCGATAGTCGTCACCGAGCCTGAGTCGTGGTTGATGGTCGTCACTGCTATCGATAGCGGGTTTTATCGCGTCTGAAAAGCCGACACCCGCGACACGGGGGGACAGCAAGGGGATGATGGCTGTCGCGGGATACCTGATGGTTTGGTCGGAACGGGATCACCTGTGGCCTGTCTCCCTCCGCGCTTTTTGACGGGGTTGCGCTCGGTAGTGGAAGTGGCGTCTCGAGCGCAGGGATGCTCGAGCAAACTGACCGGACAGCGAGTTCCGGACGGGGACTCGAGTTATCGGGACCGTTCGTCGGAGCCAGCATCTGTATCGGTACCGGCGCTAGAGCCGGGACCGTCCCACTCGTCGTCCCAGTCCCCGTCGGGCGACGGTCGGTCGTCGCCGCGGGAGGGCAGCGAGGTGTCGTCGGCCCGCGAGGGGTGGATGTTGAAGTTGTTCCCCCGGTAGGGGTCGGTCTCGGGGTCGTAAGAGAGTTCGCTGCGCTCGAAGAGGTAGATGAAGAAGCCGAAGAGCGGGATACAGAAGGTGATCGCCGCCCACTTCGTCGCCGGCTCGAGGCCGACTCGGCCGGCGTCCCAGTAGGCGACCGCGGTGAGCCCGAGGTGCCAGGCGAGGGGAATCCCCACGATGACCGCCAGCAGGAGCGTGCTCATGCTCGTCCCGTCGTGCCGGAGCTATCTAAATACCCGGTCGTACGGCGGGTCCGGGCGGTTCGTTCGCGGGTCGGACTCGAGTCACGTGAACCTCGAGGAGAGGAATCAGACTGAATGCTCTGACGGGTTCGGGACGGACTCGAGCAGCCTTTCCCTCGAAACGAGTGCGAGCGTTCTGCTATCGTGGCAACGGTGAGTTCCACTCCCTCCCCAGTCGATTCACTCGGTCGCTGCGCTCCCTCGTTCATCCCTCGCACGAATTCATCGACGCGCCTTCGCACTGCTCAGGCACGTCGACAGCGCGCGCCACCGCACGTGGATAGCTCTCGCTACCCGTCGGTTGGGTAGTTCGCGAAGAAATGCGGAATTCGAACGGGCCGCTGCAGCCGGTCGTTGTCGAACGCTTCAGTTGACGTCGAACTCGATCGCCGCACCCTGGCCGAAGCCGACGCAGAGCGTCGCGAGGCCGAGGCCGCCGCCGCGCTTCTGGAGTTCGTGGATCAGCGTGACGGGGAGGCGCGCGCCCGAGGCCCCCAGCGGGTGGCCCAGCGCGATGGCGCCGCCGTTGACGTTGAAGATCTCGGGATCGATCCCGAGTTCGTCGCGGGAGTACAGCGACTGGCTCGCGAAGGCCTCGTTGAGTTCCACGAGGTCGTACTCGTCGATGTCGCGGCCGTTGCGCTCGAGCAGGCCCTTCGTCGCGGGCACCGGACCGATCCCCATGACGGTCGGGTCGACGCCGGCGACGTTGTTCTGGCCGACCTCGGCCAGGATCTCGAGGTCGTGTTCCTCGGCGAAGGCCTCGCTGGTGACGAGCACCGCGGAGGCGCCGTCGGAGATCTGGGAGGCGTTGCCGGGCGTGACGGAGCCGTCCTCCTTGAAGACGGTCGGGAGTTCGGCGAGTTTCTCTGTGGTCGTGCCGGGGCGGATACCCTCGTCCTCGTCGACGGTGCCGTCCTCGGTCTCGATCGGGACGATCTCGTCGTCGAAGCGACCCGACTCGGTGGCCTCGGTGGCGCGCTGCTGGCTGCGGGCGGCGTACTCGTCCTGTTCTTCCCGGGAGACGCCGTACTCCTCGGCGACCTTCTCGGCGGTCATCCCCATCTGGAGGTCGCCGATGTCGTACAGTTCGGCCAGGCGCGGGTGGATGTGCTCGATCCCCTCGCCCATCGGGACGCGGCTCATGCTCTCGACGCCGCCGGCGATGACGGCGTCGCGGTTGCCGGCCGCGACGGCGTCGGAGGCGGAGATGACCGCCTGCATCGAGGAGGCACACCAGCGGTTGATCGTCGTCGCCGGCACGTTCTCGCCGAGTTCGGAGAGCAGGGCGATGACGCGGGCGAGGTTGTTGTCCTGCTCGCCGCGCTGCTGGGCACAGCCCCACATCAGGTCGTCGACCTCCTCGCCCGAGAGACCAGTCTCGGCGAGGATCTCGTCGATCAGCGGGACCGAGAGGTCCTCGCTGCGGACGTCCGCGAACACGCCGTCCTCTTTCCCCTGCGGGGTCCGTACTGCCTTGACTACGACTGGCGTCTGTGACATATACTACCGAATGCCCCTCACGAACTTAAATCCGGGAGAACTCGCGTACACAGGCGAGGCGTTTACGATGCCGCCGTTCGGACCGAACCGGAAGCGGAGCGTTCTCGGGAACAACGCTTATCTCGGGTTGCTGGTAATACGCGGCCATGGACGAGGACGGACTGGACGCCGCTCGATTCGAACCCGACGACGACGCCGCCGAATCGGAATCGTCTCCCGACGCTGACGGAGCCGACGCTGATGAGACCGACCCTGGCGAAACCGACACCGCGAACGCCGACGACGGGGCACCGGACACCGCAGACGCGGCGGACACGGCGACCGACAGCGACGCCGGTGAGAACGCGTCGATGCCGGGTGTTCCGGACCCCGAACCGCAGGAGAACGATATCCCCGAAGACGTCCGGAAGTACGCCCGGTTCAAGAAGATGGACGGCGCCCAGTACGACCGGGTCAACGAGTTCCTGCGGGATCGGACGTACGTGACCGCCCGCGAGTGGGCCATCGCCCGCCTCTGCTCGGACTTCCGGACCGAGACCGGCGTCGAGATGACGAAAATCGGCGAGAATCTGCCCGAACTCGTCCCCTTCATGACCGACACCTACACCCCGCAGGCGGTCAATCAGGCGCGGGCCTCCTTCGAGGAGAAAGTGCGCAAGGCCGGCGCGACCTTCCTCTACGGCGCGATGTGCGACTTCTTCACCGCCGAGGAACTCGACGACGTCATGTACGAGTCGACCGAGGTCGCCAAGTTCTTACTGGAGGTCGAGGGCGTCGACCTCTCCGTCGAGGAGGAACTCGAGGCCGAAGACCGGATCTCGAGCGTGATGCGCGAGGTCCGCGAGGCGAGCTCACAGCTCCGCGAGCGGGAGGACGCGGCCGAGGAGGGAGACGAGGAGTAGGGACGCGGGCGTCGCCGATTATTCGAGATCGATTCTCGACTAGTTGTCGCCGTCGTTGCGCGTCGGCTCCGCCGAGTCGTCGTCGAACCAGCCGCGGACGTCGGCCTCCTCGAGGAACAGCGAGGGATCGGCGTGAGAGAAACTGATCCAGGCGTCGGGGTCGTCGCCGGTCGCGGGCGTCACGTGTAACAGCAGTCGCTCCTCCCGGAGCGCCGTCTCGAAGACCGAGCGGGACGCGTCGAGGTCGTAGGTCAACGGGACGAAGGCGGCGGTTTCGGTGTTCTCGTCGCGCTCGACCGCGAGCGCGATTCGCCGCTCGTCGTCGGTCGCCGGCGGCCGGTAGTAGACCTCGGCCGCGGTGATCGTGACGTCGCCGTCGTCGATCAGCGACTCGAGGAGGTCGTACTCCTCCGCCGAGACGCGGACGTCGAACCCGGTTCGGTCCTCGCGCTCGACCGGATCGACCGCGTCGGGCTCCAGCACGACGGCGTCCCAGCCGTTCTCCCGGTACTCCTCGGCGATCCCAGCCGCGTCCGCGAGGAGTTCGTCCCACCGCGAGTCGTCCGCTGGCTGCGTCATCGGTCTCCCTCCGCGTGCGCTCCCTGAATCATACTCTGGTCCCAAGACGCGGAGACGAAAAACGTTATCTCCTCGCGCTGGCGACGGATTCGACCGTCACGTCGGTCTCGTCGCCGACGAGGGCGTCCTCGAGCGCTTCGCGGACGACCCCCGGCTCCGAGGGTCCGCCCGCGCTCGCGACGGTGCCCACGGTCGCGGGATCGAACGCTACGTCGAGCGCGTCGTAGACCGACTCGAGGACGCCCGTTAGTTCCTCGCGGTTGTCGACGAGGACGATGCCGGCGACGACGGCGGCGTCCTGCCGGACGCGCTGGGCGATGCCGACGACCTTGCGCTGGGGCGGCGTTTCGCCCTCACCGTTATCCTCGCCTTCGCGGGCGCTCGCGTCCGCGAACGACAGCGAGTGCGTGCCGGGACAGAAGGACTGCTCGGGTTCGCCGCGAACCGGTTCGAGGCCAGACCCGGACTCGGACTCGGACTCGCACTCGAGGCCCCGGAGCGCCCGCTCGACGGCGCTCGTGGCGCGTTCGTACCGGTCGTCCGTCCCGCGGCGGAAGTCCGCGACCGGCTCCGCGCGGGCGAAGGCCAGCGTCGTCTCGCCGTCGTAGGCGACCGCCCGGCCGCCGACGTCGCGTTCGACCGGCGTAAAGTCGCGCTCGTGAGCGCGCTCGCGGGCGCGGTCGTAGCCCTCGAGGCGCCGGTCCCGCCGCCCGAAGGCGACCTGTCGGTGGGGGGTCCAGACCCGGACCGCCGGCTCGCCGTCGGCGGCCAGCGAGAGGAGCCGTCGGCTGACCTCGCGGTCGGCCTCGATCGTCGCCGCGCGGCCGCGGAACACTCGCATCGGTCCGGGATTCGTCCCGACGCACCTAAACGGTCTCGCCGCGCAGATGGAGTCGACACGCGATGGCCGTCACGCTTCCCGAACCGCTGCTGGCGCAGTACCAGCGCTTCTCGCTGTACAACTCGCCGTACCCCGCCCACGACGAGGGGTGTGCGATCGACCTGTACCCAGGCACGCTCCGCGACGGCCGGACGAGCACCGCACCCAGTCCGGTTTCGGGGACCGTTCTCGAAACCAGAGCCGTCCGTGCGCCGCCGAAACCCTACGCGCCCGAACACGACCATCTGATTCTGGTCGACTGCGACGGCCCGGGCGACCTCGAGGGCCTGACCGCTCGGATCCTCCACGTCGCTCCCGCCGTCGAGGCGGGCGATCGCGTCGAGCGCGGCGACTCGCTGGGCGAACTCGTCCGCGCCGGCTTCTTCGCGCCGTGGGTCGACAACCACCTCCACGTCGGCCTGCGCCGCCCCGATCAGAACCCCCATCGGGCGTCGGGCTCGCTCCCGCTCGAGCCAGGGGTCGAACTCCGGGCGCTCGAGTGGGACGGAACCGGGACGGTCGTGTCGACCAGAGCGACCTACGCGGTCCTCGACGCGCCGATCCACCCCGCGCCGGGCGAGGCGTTCGTCGGCGTTCGGGCGGATCGAGGGGGCGTACTCGACGGCGGACTGCCACACTACGACGGCGG
It encodes the following:
- a CDS encoding aldehyde ferredoxin oxidoreductase family protein, whose product is MKHVRGPLCTIDVGERTSETEDIDDVLESFVGGRALGTKLAHDRIPFDVDPLGADNRLFFATGPMQHSNMSFTGRMSATAVSPLTDGLLSSNAGGFLSRNFTGTGYGAVEITGASDELVIVHVTDEGVEFEEVPDLEEATVPETCEYIEAEHGLEEDHTAVVGPAGENRVRFASIMTSKERAFGRGGLGAVLGAKNVKAITFDGESPREVEIPPVQMEIHGEAAQAEHPMKQQGTTSVAEYANMVEALPSYYFSELSFEGIDGISGDRVEEKKYKKGTCSACAFACKLPTRDEESGLETEGPEYETLMAFGSNSGIDDVVELMKSNKLCDVYGLDTISAGDTVAAYLASEDEFGNADLIHDLVEKIAHREGVGDTLAEGVDRIHDELGVDNWSVKGMEFSAHDGRTLNGQGLAFATSNRGADHMYAEFYPYEYPLVDADDAFDKEGLEGKPPKLVELENINAVKDSAIFCKFSRDFLSEERMETLLDADYEELLELGDTVVSLERHFNNQRGFDRSDDTLPYELPDFEAGLEEYYAERDWNDDGTVPAERFEGADSGAAPADD
- a CDS encoding thiolase family protein; the encoded protein is MSQTPVVVKAVRTPQGKEDGVFADVRSEDLSVPLIDEILAETGLSGEEVDDLMWGCAQQRGEQDNNLARVIALLSELGENVPATTINRWCASSMQAVISASDAVAAGNRDAVIAGGVESMSRVPMGEGIEHIHPRLAELYDIGDLQMGMTAEKVAEEYGVSREEQDEYAARSQQRATEATESGRFDDEIVPIETEDGTVDEDEGIRPGTTTEKLAELPTVFKEDGSVTPGNASQISDGASAVLVTSEAFAEEHDLEILAEVGQNNVAGVDPTVMGIGPVPATKGLLERNGRDIDEYDLVELNEAFASQSLYSRDELGIDPEIFNVNGGAIALGHPLGASGARLPVTLIHELQKRGGGLGLATLCVGFGQGAAIEFDVN
- a CDS encoding DUF5806 family protein, translated to MDEDGLDAARFEPDDDAAESESSPDADGADADETDPGETDTANADDGAPDTADAADTATDSDAGENASMPGVPDPEPQENDIPEDVRKYARFKKMDGAQYDRVNEFLRDRTYVTAREWAIARLCSDFRTETGVEMTKIGENLPELVPFMTDTYTPQAVNQARASFEEKVRKAGATFLYGAMCDFFTAEELDDVMYESTEVAKFLLEVEGVDLSVEEELEAEDRISSVMREVREASSQLREREDAAEEGDEE
- a CDS encoding DUF7529 family protein, which produces MTQPADDSRWDELLADAAGIAEEYRENGWDAVVLEPDAVDPVEREDRTGFDVRVSAEEYDLLESLIDDGDVTITAAEVYYRPPATDDERRIALAVERDENTETAAFVPLTYDLDASRSVFETALREERLLLHVTPATGDDPDAWISFSHADPSLFLEEADVRGWFDDDSAEPTRNDGDN
- a CDS encoding lipoate--protein ligase family protein — its product is MRVFRGRAATIEADREVSRRLLSLAADGEPAVRVWTPHRQVAFGRRDRRLEGYDRARERAHERDFTPVERDVGGRAVAYDGETTLAFARAEPVADFRRGTDDRYERATSAVERALRGLECESESESGSGLEPVRGEPEQSFCPGTHSLSFADASAREGEDNGEGETPPQRKVVGIAQRVRQDAAVVAGIVLVDNREELTGVLESVYDALDVAFDPATVGTVASAGGPSEPGVVREALEDALVGDETDVTVESVASARR